CGCAGGCGCGCACCCGCGTGATCGTGGCCCATCGGCTGGCGAGCATCCGTCACGCCGATCGCGTGCTGTTCGTCGACAACGGGCGCGTGGCCGAGGACGGTTCGATCGACGAATTGCTGGCCGCGGGTGGCCGATTCAGCGAATTCTGGCGCCAGCAGCACGAGGCCGCCGACTGGCACATAGTCGCTGAGTAAGTCGCCGATTAGGCCAGGGCGGGTGGCACTTGCCGTATGCCTTACAGTTGATCGGTCAGTCAGCTGGTTGGTCCTGGAGGCGTGGTTGCTTATGAGTGCTGTGGTGTCGATTCCGCGGTACCCCGCCGATGTGACACCAGCATGGCTATCCGCAGCACTGAGCGAACGCCACGCACCGGTCGAGGTGTCTCACGTCGACGTGGTGGCCATCGGCACCGGCCAGACCGGAGCGACCTATCGCGTGACGGCCCAATACGCCGCCGACCCTGGCGAGCTGCCACAGACTTTCGTGATCAAGCTGCCCGCTCAAGACGACACCGTGCGCGACCGCGTCGTCATCGGGTACCGCAGCGAGTGCGCGTTCTACACCACGGTGGCAGACCGCGTGCAGGTGCCGACTCCGAGCTGCTTCTACTGCCAGATCACCGACGACGCCATGGAATACGCGCTGCTGCTGGCCGACCAGGCGCCCGCCGTGCAGGGAGACCAGATCGCGGGCTGCGGCGAGCAGGAGGCGCGGCTCTCGGTGCTGGCGCTGGCCGGCCTACACGGGCCCAGCTGGTGCGACCCGTTCTGGCTGGATCTGCACGGGCTGGCTTTTCCCCGCCCCGACGAGGCTGGGGCCCAGGGCCTCGGCGACGTGGCGAAGATGAGCGCCGACATCACCCTGGAAAAGCTGGGTGACCGGATGAGTGCGGAAGACCGCGAGACCTTCACCGCGACAATGGGTTTGGTGACTCCATGGCTGTCAGCCGAGCGGGATCGTTTTGCGCTGCTGCACGGTGACTACCGGCTCGACAACCTGCTGTTCGACCCCGCGCACACCCGGGTCAGCGTGGTCGACTGGCAGACCCTCGGCGTGGGTCTTCCAGCGCGCGATCTCGCGTATTTCACGGCAACGAGCTTGAATTCGGAGTTGAGGTCGGAAATCGAGCAGGATCTCGTCGACGACTATCATCAAGCGCTGTCGGGCTACGGCGTCACCGGCTACGACCGCGAAACATGTTGGCGGGATTACCGACTCGGGATGCCGCAGGCACTGCTGATCTCCGCCCTCGGATTCGCGTTCGCCACCTCCACCGAACGCGGTGACGACATGGTGCTGGCCATGCTCAGCCGCGGCTGCCG
The Mycobacterium sp. 050128 genome window above contains:
- a CDS encoding phosphotransferase family protein, whose protein sequence is MSAVVSIPRYPADVTPAWLSAALSERHAPVEVSHVDVVAIGTGQTGATYRVTAQYAADPGELPQTFVIKLPAQDDTVRDRVVIGYRSECAFYTTVADRVQVPTPSCFYCQITDDAMEYALLLADQAPAVQGDQIAGCGEQEARLSVLALAGLHGPSWCDPFWLDLHGLAFPRPDEAGAQGLGDVAKMSADITLEKLGDRMSAEDRETFTATMGLVTPWLSAERDRFALLHGDYRLDNLLFDPAHTRVSVVDWQTLGVGLPARDLAYFTATSLNSELRSEIEQDLVDDYHQALSGYGVTGYDRETCWRDYRLGMPQALLISALGFAFATSTERGDDMVLAMLSRGCRAVRDLGTLELLG